A window of Apium graveolens cultivar Ventura chromosome 8, ASM990537v1, whole genome shotgun sequence contains these coding sequences:
- the LOC141677719 gene encoding aquaporin PIP1-2-like: MEGKEEDVRLGANKFNERQPIGTAAQTQDKDYKEPPPSPFFEAAELSSWSFYRAGIAEFIATFLFLYITVLTVMGVSKAPNKCASVGIQGIAWAFGGMIFALVYCTAGISGGHINPAVTFGLFLGRKLTLTRALYYMVMQCLGAICGAGVVKGFEGKRVFTDVGGGANVIAHGYTKGDGLGAEIVGTFVLVYTVFSATDAKRSARDSHVPILAPLPIGFAVFLVHLATIPITGTGINPARSLGAAIIYNQDKAWDDHWIYWVGPFIGAALAALYHVVVIRAIPFKSKS; the protein is encoded by the exons ATGGAGGGCAAGGAAGAAGATGTGAGACTAGGAGCCAACAAGTTTAATGAAAGACAACCAATAGGAACTGCAGCTCAGACCCAAGACAAAGATTACAAGGAACCACCTCCTTCACCTTTCTTTGAGGCTGCTGAACTTAGCTCATGGTCCTTTTATCGTGCTGGTATTGCTGAGTTTATTGCCACCTTTTTGTTTCTTTACATCACTGTCTTGACTGTCATGGGTGTGTCCAAAGCTCCCAACAAGTGTGCTTCTGTTGGGATCCAAGGTATTGCTTGGGCCTTTGGTGGCATGATCTTTGCTCTTGTTTACTGCACTGCCGGTATTTCAG GGGGACATATTAATCCTGCGGTGACCTTTGGATTGTTTCTGGGGAGGAAATTGACCTTGACAAGGGCTTTGTACTACATGGTGATGCAGTGTTTGGGTGCGATCTGTGGGGCTGGAGTGGTGAAAGGGTTTGAGGGGAAAAGAGTGTTCACTGATGTGGGTGGAGGTGCTAATGTTATTGCTCATGGTTACACCAAGGGTGATGGTCTTGGTGCTGAGATTGTCGGAACTTTCGTGCTTGTTTACACCGTCTTCTCTGCCACTGATGCCAAGCGTAGCGCCAGAGACTCTCACGTTCCT ATCTTGGCACCATTGCCTATTGGTTTCGCGGTGTTCTTGGTACATTTGGCCACAATTCCCATCACCGGGACAGGAATCAACCCAGCCAGGAGTTTGGGCGCCGCGATTATCTATAATCAGGACAAGGCCTGGGATGATCAT TGGATCTACTGGGTAGGACCATTCATCGGAGCAGCACTCGCAGCATTGTACCACGTAGTGGTGATCAGGGCAATTCCATTCAAGTCCAAGTCATGA